Within the Glycine max cultivar Williams 82 chromosome 12, Glycine_max_v4.0, whole genome shotgun sequence genome, the region TGAGATTCAAGCAATGTGTGAAAAAGGCTTGCGTTTTTACCATGAAAAAGGTGCATGTTGTTTATAGTGCATTAGCTTGAGAGGCAACCTGTTACTTGCCAGGAGTTGGAGGAAATTGGTCCAGATTtggcaccaaaaaaaaaaattgcagatGAGTTTGCATGCATTAACCAGTATTACAGCACCGCAAACATTGTGCTTCAAAGTTCAAAGAAGCTACATGAGAAGATGAAGATACCATTGGTACTACTTATCCTGATCTCAACCTTGAGGACAATGTTGAAGTGTAAGGGAGGAACATTGATATGAGCATCAACCCAGACCAAGATGCTACCATAGTTGGGCTCAACAACAAACTGAGGAAGAAGTTTCAATTGCTAAGACCATAGAAAGGCAGGGAGTTAAGAAACCAACTAGATTTAGAGAATAGTTAGGGATGTAATTGCTGGTTATCAATTCTGTTAGGAATAAGGATATGCAATGTAGACAGAATTCTGTTAGGATATCTATCCAGCATTCACAGTGTAAACAGTACATATTGAATAAATTGAGAGAACTGAGGAGAGGGGTTATTGTTGAAAAAACTCAGTGAATTTTCAACAATAACGAAGTATCATTTTATTACGTACAACAAAATATCAAAGAGAACTCATCATTTTCCAATACATGAAAATTCAGAAACTACACAAGACAAATCTACAAGCTCCACCGCCTCAATTTTCAACAATCGGAACCAATACAAACACTCTCATATCAAATACTATCAAACAGcgaaaactaaaaatgaaaaatacaccCACATAGGGTTTACCTTTTGTGCGCCTTAACGAATTTGGAATTCTTAGCATCTTCCTCTGCCAAAAAACAAGAGATAgtgaattaaaattacataaaaaaaaagaaacatacaaTTCAATTCatcagaaagagagagagagatatggAAATGGTGGTTTTACCGGTAAGGCCAAGGGAAAGTTTGGTGATTAGAGCTCCGGTGACTGCGAATCCAACGAGGAAGGGCCAGTTGCGTTTCCACTCGCGCTTGAAGAAAACGGGCCATGGATCGAACTTTCgcatttttcttctctcttctttaaCGCTGCTAATGAAATGCCTTCGTTCTGCAGCTTCCAAATCCGAGATCTAAAAGGGTTTCCAGGTTTTACCTTTGTGACGCCACGTGGACCCAAACTGAATTTAATTGGACCCTATATG harbors:
- the LOC100306502 gene encoding uncharacterized protein, whose translation is MRKFDPWPVFFKREWKRNWPFLVGFAVTGALITKLSLGLTEEDAKNSKFVKAHKR